The following proteins come from a genomic window of Nicotiana tomentosiformis chromosome 12, ASM39032v3, whole genome shotgun sequence:
- the LOC104118942 gene encoding monooxygenase 2-like isoform X2, with product MQPQKEQMEINEDIVIVGAGIAGLATSLALHRFEAFSAVSGKPTAQISLDANKKPRDYDSRCMKRQEIVETLEKQLPPGTIKYSSPVVSIQDFGLFKLLHLADKTVLRTKVLIGCDGVNSVVAKWMGLQKLVDANRSAIRGYVEYSEYHGFEPKFSSYFGGGVRIGFLPCDDKSLYWFCTFTPSAVNYDESIEGSPVKMKQFVLSMASNVSKEAYNILQRTSLDSLYCAKLKLRSPLNILMRDNIVKRNTCLVGDALHPMTPDIGQGGCSALEDGVVLARCIAETFSRKLPTGMEKLEDDEFYNRIKVGLEKYAKERRWRIFNLISTSYLVGLAQESNGKVISYLREKFLAQFTIETMLRMGDFDCGKLLTYSG from the exons ATGCAGCCACAAAAGGAGCAAATGGAGATAAATGAGGACATTGTCATAGTAGGTGCTGGAATTGCTGGACTTGCCACTTCTTTGGCACTTCACAG GTTCGAGGCATTTTCAGCAGTTTCAGGCAAGCCTACTGCACAGATTTCCCTAGATGCAAATAAGAAACC TAGAGATTACGACAGCCGTTGTATGAAAAGACAGGAGATAGTGGAGACTTTAGAGAAACAACTTCCTCCCGGAACTATAAAGTATTCTTCCCCCGTTGTTTCCATCCAAGACTTTGGACTATTCAAGTTGCTACATTTGGCTGACAAAACTGTTCTTCGAACCAAG GTGTTAATTGGATGTGATGGTGTGAACTCAGTGGTGGCCAAGTGGATGGGCCTCCAGAAACTAGTTGATGCAAATCGTTCAGCGATTCGGGGATATGTTGAGTATTCAGAATATCACGGGTTCGAGCCAAAGTTCTCCTCttattttggaggaggagttCGCATTGGTTTCCTTCCTTGTGATGACAAGAGCTTGTACTGGTTTTGCACTTTTACTCCGTCTGCCGTCAACT ATGATGAATCGATAGAAGGAAGTCCAGTCAAAATGAAGCAATTTGTGCTAAGTATGGCCAGCAACGTGTCAAAAGAAGCATACAATATCCTACAGAGAACCTCCCTAGATAGCCTATATTGTGCCAAACTAAAATTAAGATCGCCATTGAATATTTTAATGAGAGACAATATTGTCAAAAGAAACACTTGTCTAGTTGGTGATGCACTTCACCCAATGACACCTGATATTGGTCAAGGTGGATGTTCAGCATTAGAAGATGGTGTGGTTCTTGCTAGGTGCATTGCTGAAACTTTTTCAAGAAAATTACCAACAGGAATGGAGAAATTAGAAGATGATGAATTTTACAATAGAATTAAAGTTGGTTTGGAGAAGTATGCAAAAGAGAGAAGATGGAGGATTTTTAACCTTATTAGCACTtcatatttggttggtttggCACAAGAAAGTAATGGGAAGGTGATTAGCTACTTGAGAGAGAAATTCTTGGCTCAATTTACCATTGAGACTATGCTGAGAATGGGTGATTTTGATTGTGGGAAACTATTGACCTACTCTGGTTGA
- the LOC104118942 gene encoding monooxygenase 2-like isoform X1 has translation MQPQKEQMEINEDIVIVGAGIAGLATSLALHRLGLRSLVLESSDSLRTTGFALALWTNAWRALDALGVGDTLRQHSLQFSRFEAFSAVSGKPTAQISLDANKKPRDYDSRCMKRQEIVETLEKQLPPGTIKYSSPVVSIQDFGLFKLLHLADKTVLRTKVLIGCDGVNSVVAKWMGLQKLVDANRSAIRGYVEYSEYHGFEPKFSSYFGGGVRIGFLPCDDKSLYWFCTFTPSAVNYDESIEGSPVKMKQFVLSMASNVSKEAYNILQRTSLDSLYCAKLKLRSPLNILMRDNIVKRNTCLVGDALHPMTPDIGQGGCSALEDGVVLARCIAETFSRKLPTGMEKLEDDEFYNRIKVGLEKYAKERRWRIFNLISTSYLVGLAQESNGKVISYLREKFLAQFTIETMLRMGDFDCGKLLTYSG, from the exons ATGCAGCCACAAAAGGAGCAAATGGAGATAAATGAGGACATTGTCATAGTAGGTGCTGGAATTGCTGGACTTGCCACTTCTTTGGCACTTCACAG GCTGGGGTTGCGGAGCTTAGTGTTGGAATCATCAGACTCTTTACGAACAACAGGATTTGCCCTTGCTTTATGGACCAACGCCTGGAGGGCACTAGATGCTCTTGGCGTTGGAGACACCCTTAGACAACATTCTCTCCAGTTTAGTCG GTTCGAGGCATTTTCAGCAGTTTCAGGCAAGCCTACTGCACAGATTTCCCTAGATGCAAATAAGAAACC TAGAGATTACGACAGCCGTTGTATGAAAAGACAGGAGATAGTGGAGACTTTAGAGAAACAACTTCCTCCCGGAACTATAAAGTATTCTTCCCCCGTTGTTTCCATCCAAGACTTTGGACTATTCAAGTTGCTACATTTGGCTGACAAAACTGTTCTTCGAACCAAG GTGTTAATTGGATGTGATGGTGTGAACTCAGTGGTGGCCAAGTGGATGGGCCTCCAGAAACTAGTTGATGCAAATCGTTCAGCGATTCGGGGATATGTTGAGTATTCAGAATATCACGGGTTCGAGCCAAAGTTCTCCTCttattttggaggaggagttCGCATTGGTTTCCTTCCTTGTGATGACAAGAGCTTGTACTGGTTTTGCACTTTTACTCCGTCTGCCGTCAACT ATGATGAATCGATAGAAGGAAGTCCAGTCAAAATGAAGCAATTTGTGCTAAGTATGGCCAGCAACGTGTCAAAAGAAGCATACAATATCCTACAGAGAACCTCCCTAGATAGCCTATATTGTGCCAAACTAAAATTAAGATCGCCATTGAATATTTTAATGAGAGACAATATTGTCAAAAGAAACACTTGTCTAGTTGGTGATGCACTTCACCCAATGACACCTGATATTGGTCAAGGTGGATGTTCAGCATTAGAAGATGGTGTGGTTCTTGCTAGGTGCATTGCTGAAACTTTTTCAAGAAAATTACCAACAGGAATGGAGAAATTAGAAGATGATGAATTTTACAATAGAATTAAAGTTGGTTTGGAGAAGTATGCAAAAGAGAGAAGATGGAGGATTTTTAACCTTATTAGCACTtcatatttggttggtttggCACAAGAAAGTAATGGGAAGGTGATTAGCTACTTGAGAGAGAAATTCTTGGCTCAATTTACCATTGAGACTATGCTGAGAATGGGTGATTTTGATTGTGGGAAACTATTGACCTACTCTGGTTGA